The region GCACGCTCCAGCATGTAGATCCGTTCCATCTGCGCAAACATCGCCAGCAGCGCGATAGCCATGTCCGTCCCGGGGCCCAGCTCGCTGGTGTCCGCGGTGAGCAACCTTTTGGTGTGGCCGATCCACTTGTTCAGTTCGGCTGCGCTCAGGTAGCCGATGCGGGGGTCTCGCCGTCGTCGCAGTGTCCCACGAGATACCCGTCATCCCCGACGGCGCCGACACCGACGCCTTCCATCACCACCGCCTCGATTCCGCAGGGCGCCTGCAGCACCTGCGCCACTGGCTCGTCACCGACCCGCGCGGCTGGGGCCCCGGCGGCGCACCAAGCAGCATCCGCTACAGCGAACCTCCGCGGCGCTTGTACGGCCACGAGGGCTATGGCCGAGGCCGGGCCGACGGGCGTGGGTGCGCCCGCTTGGCTGCCCGGACGCTCTCCTCCAGTGCCGCCATCAGGTCCAGCGAAGGGGCGGCCTCCACCGGCCCGGCAAGCTCACCGCCGGTGATCTTCACGTCTACGAGCTGTTCAAGGGCGTGGGCGTACTCGTCGTGTACCTCGCCGACGTCGATACCGGTGAGCTCCCGGATCAGCATCTCGGCCAGTTCCAGCTCCCGGTCGGTGACCGGCGTCGAGGGCGCGAGGTCTCCGGGGTCGCGCAGCTCGTCCTGCCACAGGAGAGTCTGAAGGATGAGCATGCCGTGGCGAGGGCGGAGCAGCGCCAGCCGCTCCCGGCCGCAGAGGGCGACCTTGGAGACGGCGGCGCAGCCGGTGCGGGCGAGCGCTTCGACGAGCAAAGAGTACGGGCGGTCGCCGCCCGGTCCGGAGCCCACGTAGTACGGCCGCCCGTAACTGATCGGGTCGATGTCCTCGAAGGGCACGAAACCAAGCACGTCGACGGTCCGCTTCGTGGGCAGAGGCAGATGAGCCAGGTCCTCGTCCGTGAGCCGCACCATGCGCCCGTCGCCCAGGGCGAAGCCCCTGCCGACTTGTTCGTACGGGATTTCCTGGTTCTCGGCCTTGCAGAAGCAGCGGTGCTCGACGCGACTTCCATCGCTGACATGGATCTCGTGAAGGCGCACAGGATGCTCCTCCGTGGCGGCGTACAGCCTGATCGACAGCGCGACCGACTCGAACCGAATCACCCATCGTCGCAGGTCAGCACCACTCTCCGCTTATTTGATCAAGGGGCGGACGGGTGCACGCGTGAAAGCCCGACGTTAGCCACGATGAACAAACGCGCCTGGGAACAGCTCGAAATTGAGCGGCCCGCCCCGGCATCCAGAGCTACTTCCGCAGAGAATCGCATGGAATCCCGTTCAGGCGAGCCATGAGGACGGTGATGTCGTCGTGGTGACCCTCGGGATGCTGGTGTCGCATCAGTGCCTCACAGGTGTCCTCCAGCGACGAGTGCTGGGCGGTGAGTCTGCGGCCGAGCGCGCGGAGTGCCTCCTCGATGTCCTGCCCGCGGGTCTCCACCAGGCCGTCGGTGCACAGCAGGAGGAGGCTGCCGGGGTCCGTGAGTAGTTCCAGGGTGTCGAAGGTGACGCTGCCCACTCCGATCGGTGCGCCCACGGGGACCTTCAGCAGTTCATCGCTGCCGTCAGGCCCCACGAGGACTGGCGGAAGGTGGCCGGCGCTGGCGAGGGTGGAGCGGCCGGTCGTCGGGTCGTAGACGCAGTACAGGCAGGTGGCCAGCTGGGTGTGGCCCAGGTGCTGTGCGAAGGCGTCGAGCTGGGCCAGTAGCCGCCCGGGGGGCAGGTCCAAAGTGGCGAGGGTTCTGACCGCCGTGCGCAGCTGCCCCATGACGACCGCTGCATGCAGGCCGTGACCTGCCACGTCGCCGATGGCGAGTCCGACTCGGTGGCCCGGCAGGGGGATCACGTCAAACCAGTCGCCTCCGACCTGTGTGGTGCGACTGCTGGGGTGATACCGGTAGGCGATCTCCACCCCTGGCAGACGAGGGGGCGGCGTGGGAAGCAGGCTGCGCTGCAGCACCGCGGATGCCGTCGCTTCGTCGCTGTGGATCCGGGCGTTGTGCAGGGCCACGGCCGCCCGCTCGGCCACCTTCTCACAGGCTGTCAGGTCGTCGGCGACGAAAGCGGGGCGGTCGGGTTTGCGCCCGAACACCAGGAAGCCGAGGGCCCCGCCGTGCGCCACCAGCGGCATCAGCAGGACGGAGGAGCCCTTCAGCACCAACCGGGCGGCCGGGCAGTCGAGCTCCGCCGGAAGTTGCTG is a window of Streptomyces sp. NBC_00271 DNA encoding:
- the ku gene encoding non-homologous end joining protein Ku encodes the protein MIRFESVALSIRLYAATEEHPVRLHEIHVSDGSRVEHRCFCKAENQEIPYEQVGRGFALGDGRMVRLTDEDLAHLPLPTKRTVDVLGFVPFEDIDPISYGRPYYVGSGPGGDRPYSLLVEALARTGCAAVSKVALCGRERLALLRPRHGMLILQTLLWQDELRDPGDLAPSTPVTDRELELAEMLIRELTGIDVGEVHDEYAHALEQLVDVKITGGELAGPVEAAPSLDLMAALEESVRAAKRAHPRPSARPRP
- a CDS encoding PP2C family protein-serine/threonine phosphatase, which produces MATNTDTARLTFLCDAVRGIGTTLDLKRQAGQLAGLAVPGFADFASVHLCDQVVASEDDLAPQGLEGAVVMHRVAAVHHEDLDCREELRPGKTFVYTTGTAMARFLAEIEPVLIPHVGDEVLQQLPAELDCPAARLVLKGSSVLLMPLVAHGGALGFLVFGRKPDRPAFVADDLTACEKVAERAAVALHNARIHSDEATASAVLQRSLLPTPPPRLPGVEIAYRYHPSSRTTQVGGDWFDVIPLPGHRVGLAIGDVAGHGLHAAVVMGQLRTAVRTLATLDLPPGRLLAQLDAFAQHLGHTQLATCLYCVYDPTTGRSTLASAGHLPPVLVGPDGSDELLKVPVGAPIGVGSVTFDTLELLTDPGSLLLLCTDGLVETRGQDIEEALRALGRRLTAQHSSLEDTCEALMRHQHPEGHHDDITVLMARLNGIPCDSLRK